In Salvelinus namaycush isolate Seneca chromosome 16, SaNama_1.0, whole genome shotgun sequence, the sequence AGAACCAGCTGTGAAATGATCCTGTTAACACATTGGCAGCATTcaaaatggcgccctattcctcaaatagtgcacttcttttcaccagggcccaatAGAGCTTCAAATTGAAATGCAGTCAGAAATGGAAAATGACTAAATCTGTATTCATTTCTTGGTTGCGTTAGGAAGCGGAGAATGAGACTGAAACGTGGAATAAACACGCGCGTTTCATACAAGTTGATTCTGCCCTCCTTTCTGTGATCTGTGTGTTGACCTGGTTTTTAACCCTCTGTCTGTACGTATGTCTATAGGATTGGAGTTTTACATTTGTCTAACTGATTgtcttggagggggggggggttcatccacactaaaacaaagattGTCAAGTGGTAAAATGCTGGATGTTCTCTCACTCTCCTTGACCAGAATATAAATCAGTAGGAAGATTGACAGGAAACAGGGGGAAGTAGATAGACTGGCTGTATGTATTTGATGTAATGGGTTTTGGTCTTAATGGTAAATGGGTACCAATGTTGTTAaaccagggttagggtcaattaCATTTAAATGCAGTCTATTTTGGAAGTAAACCTCATTTTTAAAAAAGCATTGCGGATGATTGGAATTGGAATATCAGTTTATTTCCTGATTTTACTGGAATTAAAAATGGAATTTCCCCCGAACCCTTCATCATACCTCCTAGAGGAACCCTGATTCCAGTGCAGTCTCAAAGAATGCAAATGATAATAACCTGAATTCTTCAAAAGAAGATACCAAGTCTATGTGATAGCTTCACTGTAACTGTAGCTCAAGAGCAATGTCTCACTTACTAGGTACATGTATGTCCCATAATCCAACTGTAGCAACGGTGGACAACAAAATCGTCAAACAGCATCAAGTAGAATACCCCAGACGTTCTAAATATAACAGGTCGTCTACCTGTCGTTTCCACCATACGACTTCTACGCCGATGTTTGGCCTGCAGGCTTTAGTGTTTCTACCTCTGACGCCTGGACCAAAAACAGGCCTACTGTACGAATGAACATCCAATACTACAGTTCAGGCACTGTCCAGCACCGTCCTGTTTACTCTGCAGCAGTTTTTCGCTAGGTTGATGTCATCGTTCAGATTCAGATCCTGTTGCTCCAAGAACTCCGAGGTCTTCTCGATAATCTGTCCAGGGATGTGGAAGTCAACAGGCGTGTGTTCCTGGACCAGCGTGTTGTCCTGACGAGGTACATCTCGAAGACTGCCCCTCTCCCCCGCCTCCTCCTCGGTCCTGCTGGCCCTGCTGTGTGCCTGGGTGGAGGGTTCCAGATTGCACCCTGTCCCCTGGAGGAACTGGAGGAAGTTCTCCTCGATAGAGGCCTCTCGGCTGGCCAGCTGATGCCCATCGCCCGGCCCCGCCCGCTTAAAGAGACAGGCCATGCTTCGGCCCAGCTCTGTTCGGATCTGCCGATTCAGACAGCCATAGAAGAAAGGGTTAGAGGTGAAGCAGAAGTAACCGATCCAGGTCACAACTTCTTCCAGCTGGGCCGAAGCCAGGGAAGCCTGGGGGGTAGAGACCAGGGCGGCGTACAGGTGGAAGGAGAAGTAAGGCAGCCAGCAGCATAGGAACTGGCCTCCAACCGCCACCAGGACTGCTGCGGCTTTACCCCCATTGAAGGTCCTCTGACTGGGGGTGCGGAGTGGAGGACACGAGCCCCCAGGGCCCCCCAAGCTGACAGCCATGGTGGAGTGGCTGCTGAGGGACTCGGAGTGGTGAGGGCGGGGCCCAGGTGTGTCCATCAACATAGGTAAGGGGCCATGCTGCATGGATGCCACCCGGGCTACTTTAAACATGTTACAGTACACAATCAGGATGATCAGTACTGTACACAGGAAGTAGACAAAGGTGAAGAAGACCATGAAGATTAATCGTGTGGTCCCTCCTCCTCCAGTCCAGTGTAGGGAGCAACGTCTCTGGCTTGGAGGACCCGGGATCACGGGACTCCCTAGTCCTCTTCCAAGTCCGACACCTACCCCCTGGTTTCCCTGGGGCACCCAACCCAGTAGAGGCAGAGCTGACATCACAATAGCTTTGACCCAGATACCGACTAACACTGCCACAACCACCCCTACTGTCATTTTCACCTCGTGGCGCATCGGGTGGACGATGTAGTAATACCTCTCCACGTTGATGGCTGAGATAGACAAAATGGCGGCACTGACCAGCCCTACACTCAGGCAGAGGTAGCTCTGACAGAGTGCCTCATCATGCACCAAGATCCGGTCCGACAGCATCCCCAGAGGCATcagaaccagagccgccagcAGGTCAACCAGACACAGATGGAACACGAAGGCGAACTTCCTCAGCTGCAGCGTCTTGGTGATGACAGCCATGACGGCTAGGTTGCCAACGACGGCCAGGAGGTCCATGAGGAGCATGGCAACCAGGGCCAGGGAGTGGGTCAGGGATAGGGGGGCGCCGCTGGTGCCGATGCCCACAGGAAAACTCACGTTGGGGTGCAGCGAGACTGGGAGGGCTGGGAGCCATGGCCCTGAATGAAATAAATTATTCCTTTTATTAGGCATATTTAAAATACATGTAGAGTTGCCTCAGCCATTTTAGTACAACAATACATACACAAACAATTATCAAAGATCATAAACACAAAGTCTACCAAGTCAGTACAAAATTAGGATAACTTTCCGCAAATTCCCAGATTTTCCAGAAATCGGGGTTGGAGGAttccagatttcctgcttattccttcCCGATTCCTAGAATCTTCTAAACAGCATTTCTGGAAAACCATGGGGATTTTGGGAAggttaccagaattttgcaaccttaATGGATACCaacctggaggtctggagagggaggtggaggtgtTCCAGGGGGAACTGGAGGTGTCAGAAGGAGGCTCCATGCGAGGATGAGAGAGACGGAAGGAGAGAGGCCAGGGAGACTCAAAGGCCCATTACCCATCCTCCCCTGCAGTGGGATTGGGCTGAGGAACTGGGGACTGGGTTGGGGA encodes:
- the LOC120061682 gene encoding G-protein coupled receptor 61-like — translated: MPNKRNNLFHSGPWLPALPVSLHPNVSFPVGIGTSGAPLSLTHSLALVAMLLMDLLAVVGNLAVMAVITKTLQLRKFAFVFHLCLVDLLAALVLMPLGMLSDRILVHDEALCQSYLCLSVGLVSAAILSISAINVERYYYIVHPMRHEVKMTVGVVVAVLVGIWVKAIVMSALPLLGWVPQGNQGVGVGLGRGLGSPVIPGPPSQRRCSLHWTGGGGTTRLIFMVFFTFVYFLCTVLIILIVYCNMFKVARVASMQHGPLPMLMDTPGPRPHHSESLSSHSTMAVSLGGPGGSCPPLRTPSQRTFNGGKAAAVLVAVGGQFLCCWLPYFSFHLYAALVSTPQASLASAQLEEVVTWIGYFCFTSNPFFYGCLNRQIRTELGRSMACLFKRAGPGDGHQLASREASIEENFLQFLQGTGCNLEPSTQAHSRASRTEEEAGERGSLRDVPRQDNTLVQEHTPVDFHIPGQIIEKTSEFLEQQDLNLNDDINLAKNCCRVNRTVLDSA